A region from the Chrysoperla carnea chromosome 4, inChrCarn1.1, whole genome shotgun sequence genome encodes:
- the LOC123297732 gene encoding dynein axonemal heavy chain 1-like — MEPNESRRQLSKEFKDQRRGYYSERITNLDETKEEYGSGTVKRPSYAWKMQTEKYTPVVTHLTPPIRPLFLAPAERWMTIEDENDILFPVQTLKPKVQLQHKVGAKELPRKVEIERRRRDYASKDINEILTHLGIQKAQLIPVDVLQELTNYNHARLYKRQNYLPLELFDDEEYDDRTASDWMDVGYLEGVRHPMPAKAFLPTPVQKLDKQKSNDLNSLYSWINVAVANYEKKRKLFTVLTLDGEQNVFKIPRIYLLFFAEDPYKFGIRISSAIKLRDECENLIRYELYLDCCSLEGIDEIDQSYLEPITKQATRNYEIKIKDPLFNDWLIKEIRTNHKRAMCELRFRKVVRDNPHKFNFMTLPERTLEKEVALDKKGKIDTSMENFEGVRDFIHWYILYVIPESYAAIQCVVIECQKVHAMSLFITGYGKYVSLSEFHSIQSRQANNIITYLRTLWLENITHGIRMSLRDVGKGWYNLNIKSWNVYEVSKMKRLLELTKFHMQYALTVLVSVSLTMLVNLCETPCQCCLKVADDMVWGEDLINTQFHPSTAPVFSISLLLGDDGPYYDTNPDNFSVTLLNLLNTSITQLHFIKQIEPSLLPTLTWANDLFLSSVGLLHPFVIELRNRLEAGYLKAIIPLKAYGKEYTKYMDLYRLDNAAYVQAFKEEDHITSEIRDEIATQFAYKEELERTIPLNIPIGPFLVSLKTTKGFLVDKRQDLAKKLLDMFAARMKRFMDILSDDFKKIYLKLLVKPGCIEDIFELREWMETVPTLMKGLEELSRRYVMEYEIFNEFFYSIKDDDFQVKWDVIGWPYKISRTIDKITEFLLEETEKFKKLQGEDEIELNDRIDGFAAEVVKYEKEKDIDNLETIAINIAKLWKNMEIAKEKAQLLNRRQKLFQQPAVPFHNLLRLMKEFEPYKTLWLNAEKWYTMHSIWMDNPLITVDRSIIEDTVIDIYKTSQKLIRTFAESPPHQEIAIMIRDAAEEFKPYVPLIQAIRNPGLKPRHFEAINEKTSAKIPWGTDTLTFAQCIRGGAFKHADVIVSMSDAAAKEYAIEDSLRKMAEAWESVNLELLPYKDTGTFIMKLAEEYLQQLDDHILQTQQISFSPFKVAFEEQLTTWESKLHLMSDVIELWNELQKSWMYLEPIFTSDDINKQLPYEAKKYNSMERIWRKLMKMANENPQAITFCPDNMLLSSLKECLDLLEIVEKGLSEYLETKRQAFPRFYFLSDDELLEILAQSKNPLAVQPHLKKCFESISMLTFEDDLKMTIMHSSDGESVPLNPALYPEGNVENWMLGVEASMQNAVRTQIQSGLKALTPKTNRSEWVLNWPGQIVIAGSQTFWTANVSQAIRVHKLPEYTKELLYYLDDLRALVKGTLSRLHREIITALIVIEVHARDVTQQLLELNIQNENDFEWISQLRYYWVRDHDLKVRAVNAEFPYGYEYLGNSGRLVITPLTDRCYLTLTGALHLNFGGAPQGPAGTGKTETTKDLGKAMAIQTVVFNCSDQLDYLAMGKFFKGLASSGAWACFDEFNRIDIEVLSVIAQQVSNIQKAQKAKMDRFFFEGVDLQLKLSCAVFVTMNPGYAGRTELPDNLKSLFRPVAMMVPNYTLIAEISLFSFGFSDARVLANKITTTFKLSSEQLSSQDHYDFGMRAVKTVIAVAGNLKRERPKMDERQIVLRALRDANVPKFLKDDLILFNGIVSDLFPRMKEEAVDYGILQESIKKIIVKHGLEDVKEYVAKVIQLYETTVVRHGLMIVGPTGSGKTEKVL; from the exons aacTGCAAGTGATTGGATGGATGTAGGTTATCTGGAAGGAGTTCGTCATCCAATGCCAGCTAAAGCATTTTTACCAACACCAgtacaaaaattggataaacAAAAATCCAAtgatttaaattctttatattcTTGGATTAATGTAGCAGTTGcaaattatgaaaagaaaagaaaattattcacaGTTTTAACTCTCGATGGAGaacaaaatgttttcaaaatccctaggatttatttattgttctttGCTGAAGATCCATATAAATTTGGTATACGAATCAGTAGTGCCATAAAATTACGTGATGAATGTGAAAACTTAATAAG GTATGAATTATATCTTGATTGCTGTAGTTTAGAAGGAATTGATGAAATTGATCAGTCTTATTTGGAGCCAATAACGAAACAAGCGACCAGAaactatgaaattaaaatcaaagaCCCTTTGTTTAATGATTGG CTCATTAAAGAAATTCGAACCAATCATAAGAGAGCAATGTGCGAATTAAGATTTCGAAAAGTTGTCCGGGATAATccccataaatttaatttcatgacTCTACCTGAACGAACATTAGAAAAGGAGGTTGCGTTGGATAAAAAAG GAAAAATTGATACAtcgatggaaaattttgaagGAGTCCGTGATTTTATacattggtatattttatatgtaataccAGAATCATATGCAGCTATTCAATGTGTTGTAATTGAATGTCAAAAAGTCCATGCAATGTCTTTATTCATTACGGGTTATGGGAAATATGTGTCTTTAAGTGAATTTCATTCGATACAAAGTCGTCAAGCGAATAAT ataattacatatttaagaACTTTATGGCTTGAAAATATTACACATGGTATACGTATGTCATTACGTGATGTTGGAAAAGGAtggtataatttaaatataaagagtTGGAACGTATATGAAGTGTCGAAAATGAAACGGCTGCTAGAACTCACCAAGTTCCATATGCAA tatgctTTGACTGTATTGGTTTCTGTTTCACTTACAATGTTAGTAAATTTATGTGAAACACCATGCCAATGTTGCCTTAAAGTTGCCGATGATATGGTTTGGGGTGAAGATTTAATCAATACGCAATTTCATCCTAGTACCGCACCTGTATTTTCAATTAGTTTGTTGCTAGGTGATGATGGTCCATATTATGATACCAATCCTGACAATTTttcg GtcactttattaaatttattaaatacttcgATTACCCAACTAcattttatcaaacaaatagAACCTTCATTACTACCAACTTTAACTTGGGCTAACGACCTATTTTTGTCATCAGTAGGATTACTCCATCCATTTGTTATTGAACTCCGTAACCGCCTAGAAGCTGGTTATTTAAAAGCAATTATACCACTAAAAGCTTACGGCAAAGAATATACTAAATATATGGATTTGTACAGATTGGATAATGCAGCTTATGTTCA AGCATTTAAAGAAGAAGATCACATAACTAGTGAAATCAGAGATGAAATTGCTACACAATTTGCATACAAAGAAGAACTGGAACGAACAATTCCCTTAAATATACCTATAGGCCCCTTCCTTGTCAGTTTAAAAACAACTAAAGGGTTTTTAGTAGATAAACGACAagatttagcaaaaaaattattagatatgtTTGCAGCTAGAATGAAACGTTTTATGGACATT cTTTCCGATGATTtcaaaaagatatatttaaaactattagtGAAACCAGGTTGTATTGAAGATATATTTGAATTAAGAGAATGGATGGAAACAGTTCCTACACTAATGAAAGGATTAGAGGAACTCTCACGACGTTACGTAATGGAATATGAAATATTCAATGAATTCTTTTATAGCATCAAAGATGATGACTTTCAAGTAAAATGGGATGTAATTGGTTGGCCATATAAAATCTCACGCACAATAGATAAAATTACAGAGTTTCTCTTAGAAGAAACtgaaaaattcaagaaattacAAGGTGAAGATGAAATTGAACTTAATGACAGAATTGATGGATTTGCTGCTGAGgttgtaaaatatgaaaaggaAAAAGATATTGACAAT CTGGAAACAATAGCCATAAACATAgcaaaattatggaaaaatatgGAAATTGCTAAAGAAAAGGCTCAGCTATTAAATCGTCGCCAGAAGTTATTCCAACAGCCAGCTGTCCCATTTCATAATTTACTGCGTTTGATGAAAGAATTCGAGCCATATAAAACATTATGGCTAAATGctgaaa AATGGTATACAATGCATTCCATTTGGATGGACAATCCACTTATAACTGTTGATCGTTCAATAATTGAAGATACAGTCatcgatatttataaaacatctcAAAAATTAATACGAACATTTGCTGAATCCCCACCTCATCAAGAAATCGCCATAATGATAAGAGACGCTGCTGAAGAATTTAAACCTTATGTACCCTTGATTCAAGCAATACGAAATCCTGGATTGAAACCTCGCCATTTTGAGGCCATAAATGAAAAAACTAGTGCAAAAATCCCATGGGGTACCGATACATTGACGTTTGCACAATGCATAAGAGGGGGTGCTTTTAAACATGCAGACGTCATTGTGAGTATGTCGGATGCCGCAGCTAAAGAATATGCTATTGAAGATTCACTTCGTAAAATGGCAGAAGCTTGGGAGTCGGTTAACTTGGAATTGTTACCTTATAAAGATACAG GTACATTTATTATGAAACTGGCTGAAGAATATTTGCAGCAGCTAGATGACCATATTTTACAAACCCAGCAAATTTCATTCAGTCCATTTAAAGTTGCTTTCGAAGAACAACTTACCACCTGGGAAAGCAAATTACACTTAATGAGTGATGTTATTGAGTTATGGAACGAACTGCAAAA GAGTTGGATGTATTTAGAACCAATTTTCACAAGTgatgatataaataaacaattacctTACGAAGCTAAAAAATACAATAGTATGGAAAGAATTTGgagaaaattgatgaaaatggcAAATGAAAATCcacaa gccATTACGTTTTGTCCAGATAATATGTTATTAAGTTCATTAAAAGAATGCTTAGATTTACttgaaattgttgaaaaagGATTGTCTGAATATTTGGAAACAAAACGGCAAGCATTTCCAAGATTTTACTTTCTTAGTGATGATGAGTTATTAGAAATTCTAGCACAATCAAAGAATCCATTAGCTGTCCAACCACACTTAAAGAAATGTTTCGAAAGTATATCTATG TTAACATTTGAAGACGATTTGAAGATGACTATAATGCACTCCAGTGATGGTGAAAGTGTACCGTTAAATCCTGCATTGTATCCCGAAGGAAATGTTGAAAACTGGATGTTGGGTGTCGAAGCTAGCATGCAAAACGCAG TACGAACACAAATTCAATCAGGCTTAAAAGCGTTGACACCAAAGACGAATAGATCTGAATGGGTATTAAATTGGCCAGGACAAATTGTTATTGCAGGAAGCCAAACATTTTGGACTGCAAATGTTTCGCAAGCAATTCGCGTACATAAATTACCTGAATATACAAAAGAACTCTTATATTAT cTGGACGATTTACGAGCTTTAGTAAAAGGAACATTATCACGATTACATCGTGAAATTATAACAGCTTTAATTGTAATCGAAGTACATGCACGTGATGTAACCCAGCAATTATTAGAATTgaatatacaaaatgaaaacGATTTTGAGTGGATTAGTCAATTAAG atATTACTGGGTTAGAGATCATGACCTAAAAGTACGTGCTGTCAATGCAGAATTTCCATATGGATATGAATATCTAGGTAATTCTGGTCGATTGGTTATAACACCATTAACTGATCGTTGTTATTTAACTTTAACTGGTGCgctacatttaaattttggtgGTGCACCTCAAGGTCCAGCGGGAAccggaaaaactgaaacaaccAAG gaTCTTGGAAAGGCTATGGCAATTCAAACTGTAGTATTTAATTGTTCAGATCAATTAGATTATTTGGCTAtgggaaaatttttcaaaggttTGGCCAG ttCTGGCGCTTGGGCTTGTTTCGATGAATTCAATCGAATTGATATCGAAGTTTTGTCTGTAATTGCTCAACAAgtatcaaatattcaaaaagcaCAAAAAGCGAAGATGGACAg aTTCTTCTTCGAAGGTGttgatttacaattaaaattatcatgtgCTGTATTTGTTACAATGAACCCCGGTTATGCTGGACGAACCGAATTACctgataatttaaaatcattatttagaCCAGTTGCTATGATGGTACCAAACTACACATTAATTGcagaaatatcattattttcatttggatTCAGTGATGCACGTGTGTTGGCAAATAAAATCACAACAACATTTAAATTGAGTTCAGAACAATTAAGTTCACAAGATCATTATGATTTTGGGATGAGAGCGGTTAAAACAGTAATTGCTGTTGCTGGTAATTTAAAACGTGAACGTCCAAAAATGGATGAACGACAAATTGTTTTAAGAGCATTAAGAGATGCAAATGTAcccaaatttttgaaagatgatttaatattattcaatg GTATTGTATCGGATCTATTTCCACGAATGAAAGAAGAAGCAGTGGATTATGGTATTCTTCAAGAatctattaagaaaattattgtaaagcATGGATTAGAAGATGTAAAAG aatatgtGGCGAAAGTAATACAACTTTACGAAACAACAGTCGTGCGTCATGGTTTAATGATTGTTGGACCAACGGGTTCGGGGAAAACTGAG AAAGTGTtgtag